The following are from one region of the Salvia hispanica cultivar TCC Black 2014 chromosome 1, UniMelb_Shisp_WGS_1.0, whole genome shotgun sequence genome:
- the LOC125204385 gene encoding gamma carbonic anhydrase 1, mitochondrial-like, whose protein sequence is MGTMGRAFYTVGFWIRETGQALDRLGSRLQGNYLFQEQLSRHRTLMNLFDKAPSVAKNAFVAPNASLTGEVYVGPSSSIWYGCVVRGDVNSVSIGAGTNIQDNSLIHVAKSNIAGKVLPINIGDNVTVGHSAVLHSCTVEDEAFIGMGATLLDGVVVEKHSMVAAGALVRQNTRIPSGEIWGGNPAKFLRNLTDDEIAFISQSATNYANLAEAHAAENAKDFDKAELEKVLQKKFTGQDGGYDLKSGVVG, encoded by the exons ATGGGCACCATGGGAAGAGCTTTTTACACGGTCGGATTCTGGATTAGGGAGACCGGCCAAGCTCTCGATCGCCTCGGCTCCCGCCTCCAGGGAAACTACCTTTTCCAGGAACAAT TGTCAAGACATAGAACACTcatgaatttatttgataaagcCCCCTCGGTTGCTAAGAATGCTTTTGTGGCCCCTAACGCATCACTGACTGGGGAGGTTTATGTTGGACCAAGCTCCTCCATTTGGTACGGATGTGTTGTCAGAG GTGATGTGAACAGCGTTAGCATCGGAGCTGGAACCAACATACAGGATAACTCTCTTATTCATGTAGCTAAATCTAATATTGCTGGGAAAGTTCTGCCCATAAATATTGGTGACAATGTCACTGTTG GGCATAGTGCTGTCTTGCACAGTTGTACTGTAGAGGATGAAGCATTTATTGGTATGGGTGCAACATTGCTTGACGGGGTGGTTGTTGAGAAGCATTCAATGGTCGCCGCCGGAGCTCTTGTCAGACAGAATACAAGAATACCATCTGGAGAG ATATGGGGAGGGAATCCAGCCAAATTCCTGAGGAATCTCACAGATGATGAAATCGCATTCATATCTCAGTCAGCTACCAATTATGCAAACCTAGCGGAAGCTCATGCTGCCGAAAATGCAAAGGACTTTGACAAGGCAGAGCTTGAAAAGGTACTTCAGAAGAAATTTACTGGACAGGACGGAGGATATGACTTAAAATCAGGTGTTGTTGGGTGA